The Candidatus Rokuibacteriota bacterium genomic sequence CAACTCAGAACGATGTGAGCTGATTTCGTGCGACGGCCATGATGATCGAGCAGAAGTTCTCCCTGAACGCGCCGGCTGACCAGGTCTGGGCCTTGCTGACTGACCCGTATCAGGTGGCGAGCTGCCTGCCGGGAGCCGCGATCGCGGGGAAGGTGGACGACCGCACGTATCTGGGAACGGTCACCGTGAAGGTGGGACCGGTTTCGGCCAGCTACAAAGGCCAGATCCGCTTCGAGAGGCTGGACTTCGAGCGGTTAGAGGCCGAACTGGTCGGCCGGGGGCAGGATATCAGGGGAAAGGGCGGGGCCGAGATGCGGATGCAGAGCCGCCTGCAGCCGAGGGATGGTGGCACCGAGGTCACAGTGACGGCGGAGGTGAATATCAGCGGGATCCTCGCCCAGATGGGCCGTGGAATGATTGAAAGCGTGTCGAATCACCTCTTCCAGCAGTTCGCCGCCGCGATTCAGCAGAAGCTGGAGGGCGCCGTGGGCTCGGGCGAGCCGGCTGCTCAAGCAGCCGTGTCAGAGGTTAAACCACTGGACGCAGTCTCATTGGGGACCAGGGCGGTGGGGGAGGCGATGGGGCGGGCGGTCCGGCGTCTCCTCGGCAGAAAAGAGAAGACATGACGCTGGCGTGTGGGCTCCATGGCCGATGATCTGCTCGCGCTAGCGTACGAGCTCGCACAACGGGGTGAACCGTTCGCCCTGGCGACCGTGGTCCGGTGCGAACGTCCCACCTCCGCCAAGCCAGGAGCGAAGGCCGTGATCCGGAAGGACGGAACGCTCTCTGGATGGATCGGCGGAAGCTGCGCCGAGCCCGTCGTGGTCAAGGAGGCGCTCCGGGCTCTCCGCGACGGGCAGCCGCGGTTCATCGCCCTGGTCGGGCAGGGCAGCCCCGGCTCCGGAGCGCGGGAGGGCGTGCTGGAGTATGCCATGACGTGCCACAGTGGAGGGACGCTCGAGATCTACGTCGAGCCGGTCCTGCCGAGGCCCGAACTCGTCCTCGTTGGGCGGGGGCCGGTCGTCGAGACGCTGGCCAAGCTCGGGGAGGTTCTGGACTTCACCGTGGTCCTGCTGGCTTCCGAGATCTCGGCCGAGAAACTTCCCGGCCTCCGCATCACCCCGCGGAGCTTCATCGTGGTGAGTACCCACGGGACCTTCGACGAAGAAGCCGTAGAGCAGGCCCTTCTGGGCGACGCCGCCTATGTGAGCCTGGTGGCCAGCAGGCGCCGCGCCGATGCGGTGGTCGAGGCCTTGCGGGCACGGGGCGTGTCGGCCGAACGCTTGGGCCGGCTGAAGGCGCCGGCTGGGCTCGATATCGGCGCCGTCACCCCTGAGGAGATCGCGGTGAGTATCCTCGCCGAGATCGTTCAGGCATCGAGAAGCCAGAAGATCGCGTGGACGCCCGCGGACACTCCGCCGGAGGAGATCGGGGGGCGTGAGGCCCGAGATCCGGTCTGTGGCATGGTCGTGCGGATCGCCTCGGCCAAATACCGGACCGAGGTTTCCGGTGAGACCTTCTACTTCTGCTGCCTCAGGTGCAAGCAGGCGTTCGATTTCGCTCCGGAGCGATAGTCGACCCGCGGACTCGCTCCCCGCGTCGCCTCCATTCGGAGCGGTCCGCTTTTTGGCCTCGAGAGTGCCGTGATATAGTGTGAGCGCTATGCACGAGCTCTTCGAGCAGCTCGATCGGCTGCGACGCGCGGAGTCGAAGGTGGCGCTCGCCACCCTGGTCAACACGCGCGGCACGACGCCCCGCAAGGAGGGCGCGAAGATGCTGGTGGGCGCCGGGGGGCGGATCCTCGGCTCGGTGACGATCGGCGGCTGTGTCGACGCCCAGGTGATCGAGGAAGCCGAAGGTGTGCTCGGCGGCAGCGCCCCGAAGCTCCTCGAGCTGAACCTGGGGGACGAGGAGGCGTGGGAGATCGGTCTCACCTGCGGCGGCACCATCGAGGTCTTCGTCGAGCCCGTGGAGCTCGCTCGCGCCGAAGGACCGCCGCTGACCTATTACGAGATCCTCCGGGCTCACGCCGAGCAGGGTGGCAGGAGCGCGCTGATCACGCGGCTCGACGGGCCGAACAACGGAGCCAAGCTGCTCCTGCTCGACACCGGGAGGACCGAGGGGACCCTGGGCGAGCCCTTCCTGGACCGCCGGTTCGTGGCGGAGGCTCAGGAGTGCATGGCCCGCGGCGTCTCGAAGACCCTGTTCCTCGAGGGGATCCGCTGCTTCGTGGAGAGCTTCGGCCCACCATCCACGCTTCTCGTCGTCGGCGCCGGCCACGTGGCGATGCCGCTGGTGTCCCTCGCTCGCGTGCTCGGCTTCAGGACGATCGTCGTGGATGGCCGGCCTCGCTTCGCCACGCGCGAGCGCTTCCCGGACGTCGACCGGCTCGAGGTCGGCATCCCCTCCGAGGTGGTCAAGTCACTCCCGCTCACCCCTGCCACGGCGCTCGTTCTCGTCGCGCACGATTACAAGTACGACCTCCCCGTCCTCCGCCATGCGCTGGCGAGCCCGATCGGCTACATCGGGATGCTCGGGAGCACCCGGCGCGGTAACGCGATTCTGAACCTGCTGAGGGAGGAGGGGATTCCCGAGGGGCAGCTGGCCCGGATCCGCGTCCCGATCGGGCTGGACCTCGGGGCCCAGTCCGCCCCGGAGATCGCGCTCGCGATCCTGGCTGAGGTCCTGGCGGAGCGGACCGGCACGACGGGCATGCCGATCAGCCGGAAGATCAGAGAGGCGACGCGGTGAAGGCTCACGCAGTCCGGCGGTCAGCGGCGTCGGCAGGAGTCCTTGTCGGGAGGATTCTCTGCCACGATGTGAGGGACCGCGAGGGCAGGCTCGTCGGGCGAAAGGGCGAGGAGGTGGATCCGGTGACGGCGGACCGGCTCCTGGCCGCCGACTGGGAGGAGGTCCATCTGCTGGAGATCGGTCCGGCGGACCTCCACGAGGAGGACGCCGGCGCGCGCCTCGCCCGTGCTGTTGTGGGCGACGGCGTCCAGGTCAAGGGTTATACGGGCGGTCAGTGGTCGCTGACCGCCACGCGGCGTGGCCTCCTTCAGATCAGGACCGAGCTCCTCTCGCGGGTGAACGCGCTGGAAGGGATCTCGGTCTTCACCCTCTTCGACGGCCAGCCAGTGGAGGCCGGGGAGACCGTCGCCAAGGCCAAGGTCACGCCGCTGGTCATCGCCGGTGCGACCGTGGCAGAGGTCGAGCGCGTGGCCGGGCAGGCCGGTGGGGTGCTGGGAGTGCGGGCGTTCACGCCGCTGATAATCGGCGCGGTGGCCCGGGAGAGCCTCGACGGGAGGCAACGCGAGCGCTTCGAGTCCGCGCTCAAGGAGAAGGTCGACTGGTTCGGCTCCCGCCTCCTGCCGATCCACTACGCCGTCGGCGATCCGGGGTCGGTGGCCAAGGAGCTCCAGTCGCTCAGGGACGCGGGCGCCGATCTGCTGATCGTGGCTGGAGCCAGTGCCCTGGATCCCCTCGACGCGGTGTTCGGCGCCCTCGACCTCGTCGGCGCCCGGATGGAGCGGCACGGTGCCCCCGCCCATCCCGGAAGCCTCTTCTGGCTCGCCTCATGGGGCGACCGGCCGGTCATCGGAATGCCGACCTGCGGGATGTTCTCTCAGGCCACGACCTTCGACCTGATCCTCCCGCGGATTCTGGCGGGCGAGGCCGTGGCGAACCCGGAGATCACGGCCCTGGGCCACGGGGGCCTCCTGTCGCGCGAGATGGCGTTCCGGTTCCCGCCGTATCGGCCCGCGAGGCCTCGGGGCGAGCTCGACGCGGAGGAGTAAAGATCCTCGGAGGGGGGCTCCGCCCCCCTTCCGAACCTCCCCCAGAGGTTGCGCGGGCCAAGCCCGCGCTCGGAGCGCTTCGGCAGTGCGCGCGTCGACGATTGGAGCAATCGACTGGAGTTTACGGGGAGACGCCCAGCGCCCAGCGGATCCCGCCGAGCAGGTGCAGCCTGAAGCGCTCGTCCTCCCAGACCTCGCGCCCGTGCCCGAGCGCGGTGTAAAAAACCCGGCCGCGGCCGTAGCTCCTGACCCACGCCAACGCATAGTCCTTGTCGGATCGTTTGCCCTTCCCGACGTCCACCGACCGGGGGTCCAGGCTCAGCAGGACGTGGACCCCCGTTCTCGACCAGTTCCAAAACTGGTAGATCTCGTCGGTGATCTCGAAGGATCCTCCGAGGTGACGGGTCGACGGGTGGGCCGAATCCTCGACCGTGACGCGGACGCGCTGGTGCCAGGGGTGCCCGTCGAAGTAGCCGCCGAGCAGTTCGCCGTACGCGGGCACGTCGTACCAAGTGTCGCTCGCGCTGTGAATGCCGACGAAGCCGCGGCCCGCTCGCACGAACTCGAACAACGCCTCGCGCGCCTCGGCGGTCAGCGGGAGGTTTCCGGTGGTGAAGTAGAGCACGGCGTGGAACGCCTCGAAGGACTGCCGCCGGAGGCCCGCCAGCTCGTCGCGGGTATAGAGGTAGCTGACGTCGAACGCCCCTGACCGGCGCGCGAGCCCTCCGACGACCTCCTCGGCAGGCGAGAGACCCTCCGGCGCCGGCCGCCGAACGACATCGTGCTGGTAGCCCGCCGAATGGCTGACCATAAGCAGCCGCGGCAGCTTCGGTGACGATGGACTGGCCGCCGCCAGGGCGATAGCGCCGACCGAAACGGAGATAAGGGCGATCACCCTGAGAGCCATCGAACCGATTTTATGCCTCCCTTGACAACGCGCAAGGGGGCGCTTAACGTGGCGTATCCGCAGCGAAAGAACGCGAGGGCGCTCCGTGGCAAACAAGTTTACTTGACGACGCCTTTCCCAGCCCCTCTGTCCCATGCTGGGAAAGGCGTTCTCCTTTTTCTCCAAGTGCAGTCCCGCAGTCCCGCCTGTTTGGGAGTTGGATGAGGCGCAGGTAGGGAGGAGAGAGGGATGGAATTCAACATCTTCGAGCACTTCAAGGGGATCGAGAAAATCCCGAAGGACCCCCAGAATGCCGACCAGCAGGGCACCGCGTTCTTCCTCACTGGCCACATGGGCGAGCGCGTCAAGGACCACCTCGACCAGTACGCGGCCAAGGCGCGAATGTCCCGGCGCAACTTCGTCCGCTCGGGGTGCGGCTTCGCCGCGGCGATGCTCGCGGTGAACAAGATCACCGGCATGAGCTTCTTCGACGTCCAGGAGGCCGAAGCCTACGACCCGGCGGCGCGGAAGGAGCTGAGCGTCGCCCGAAAGGCGGGGATGGACCTGGTCATCGACCAGCATACGCACATCTGCTGGCGCAAGGACGGCTACGTCAAGGGGGTCAACACGAGCGAGCGAGGGATGTGGTTCGTGGATCTCCTGGACAACCTCGGCAAGGCCATGGGGCTCCCCAACGGGACGCGCGATATGACCGTGGACAACTTCGGCAAGCTGATCCTGGAGGGGAGCGATACCTCGTTGGCGATCTTCAACCCGTTCGGGTTCCGCGAGGACTACGGCGGCAAAGACATGATCCCGATCGAGGAGCAGGCCGAGGTGCGCCAGCGCTGGCCCGACCGGACGATCATGCTCGCCGGTGGCCTCACCCCGAACCAGGGCGTGCAGGTGACGCTCGAGCGGCTCCAGATGTATGTCGAGAAGCACAAGATCTCGGGGCTCAAGCTCTACACGTTCGATTCGACGCCCAAGAAGGGGTGGTGGTTCGACGACCAGAGGCTGGCCTACCCGATCTGGGAGCGCTGTCGCAAGCTCAAGATCAAGAACATCGGCTGTCACAAGGGGATCCCCTTCGGCCAGTTCATGGCTCGCTATGCCCACGTGGAAGACTTCGACAAGGTGGCGGACGACTTCACCGATCTGAACTGGATCGTGTTCCATTCCGCCTGGCCGTACCACGCCGAGCTGGCCGCCTTGAAGGGATTCAAGCCGCAGCGGAAGAACCTCTACTGCGAGCTGGGTTCGACCTTCGCCGCGACCGTGACGAATCGGCCGCTGGAGTGCGCTCACGTCCTGGGCACGCTCGTGCGCGACCTGGGCGCCGATTACGTCATGTGGGGCACCGATTCGCTGCTCTGGGGCAACCCACAGTGGCAGATCGACGCGTTCCGCCGCTTCCAGATTCCGGTAGCGTTCGTGGAGGGCTACGGCTACCCGACGCTTACCGACGAGATCAAGCGCAAGATCCTGGGCGAGAACGCCGCCAGGCTCTGGGGCATCAAGATCACGGCCAAGACCGAACCTGCCACGCCGCCGAAGGTGGTCGCAGTCTAAGGGCAGCGGGGGGCCCGCAGAGCGTGCGGGTCGCCCCGCCGTCGCGGAGGTCGGCGATGCCGCTCTACGAGTACGCGTGCGATCCGTGTCGGGTGATCTATCAGGTGCGCCACGGGATGACCGAGCCGCCGCTCGAGCGCTGCGCGCGCTGTGGCGGCGGTGTGAGGCGCTTGATCTCGGCTCCCTACCTCAACCTCGATAACTTCTCGAGCCCGACCGAGGCCAAGTACGCCAAGATGACTGCGCGCGAGGAGGTCGCGCGGGAGAAGGAGCTTCAAAAGACCTACGAGACCATCTGGCTGCCGCCGCCGGTGAAGCACAACCCCTGGGAAGAGCGGTAGTGACGCGCCAGGGCCTTGGCTGCTCCGTGGTCGCGTTTTGCCTTTGAGGACACGGCCTAAGAGGTGCTGGCTTGAGCTGTCCACGGAGTGGCTCCGCAGGCTGTTTCGATTTGCACTCCAGTACGTTTCCCGCTTGGGCGAAGGCGTGATGAGGGTTCAGGTTGTTAGCGGACGTGGGGGACAGCGGCGGACCTGAAACCTTGTGAATTGTTTCCCACCCCTCACGCGACGATATTGACAGTCGTGCGAGCGTGTTCTTATAATCCGGCCGCGCTCGATCAGTGCGAGGGAAACCACCGAAACGATTCCGGGTACGCCCTTCGTGGTGCACCGAACGGTCGTCCAACTGTCTGGCGAAGGAGGCAGAGTGCCATGCGTACGTGTTTAGTCCTCCGCGCGATCGTCGTTCTCGTCGTCTGCTCCATGCTAGCCGCTCCGGCCCCCGTACCGGCCGCCGAGTGGTCGGAGGTGACGGACTGGCGACTCCTCGAGGCCGACAAGGACGCCAACAACTGGCTCACCTACTACCGGACCTACAACGGCTGGCGCCATAGCCCGCTGTCGCAGATCAATCCGCAGAACGTCCGGCGCCTGACCCCGAAGTGGATGCTTTCCGTCGGCGAAGCTGGGAATCAGCAGGCGACCCCGCTCGTCAACAACGGTGTCATGTTCCTCACCTCGCCGTTGGGCGTCGAGATGAACCGCGTCTACGCGATCGACGCCACGACGGGGCGGGTCCTATGGAAGCACGAGACCAAGATTCCGGAGGAGGTCTCGGGCCTGGTGCGGATCCTGCCGATGAACCGCGGCGCCGCGCTCTACAAGGACAAGGTGTATTTCGGCACGCTGGACTCGCACGTCATCGCGCTGAAGGCGGCGACCGGTGAGGTCGCGTGGAAGGTGAAGACCGCCGACTTCAAGGACGGCTATTTCCACACGATGGCGCCGCTCGCGGCGAAGGGGAAGATCATCATCGGCTCCAGCGGTCCGGGCGAGATGGGCCCGCGCGGCTTCATCGCGGCGCTTGATGCCGACACCGGCCGGGAGCTGTGGCGCACCTACACGATCCCGGCTGCCGGTGAGCCCGGCTCCGACACCTGGCCGGGTGAGTCGTGGAAGTATGGCGGTGGGGCGGTCTGGCTCACCGGCACGTACGACCCCCAGCTCAACCTCGTGTTCTTCGGCGTCGGAAACCCGGCGCCGTGGGATGCGAACCTGAGAAAAGGCGCGAACCTCTACACGGACTCGACGATCGCGCTCGACGTCGACACGGGGCGGATGAAGTGGTTCTTCCAGTACCACGGCAACGATACCTGGGACCTGGACACGCCCCACGAGAACTTGCTCCTGACGATCAGCCGCGCGGGGCGGCAGATTCCGATCACCTTCCAGCCCAACAAGACCGGGTTCCACTTCAGCCTGGAGCGGGCGACGGGCAAGTTCGTCGCGGCAAAGCGCTTCACGCGCTTCATCACGATCTGGAAGGATGTGGATCCTGAGAGCGGCAAGCTGATCGAGAACGCGGGGATGCGGCCTGCGGCGGGGGCCCCGCCGATGGACATCTGCCCGTCGATCTTCGGCGGGCGGAACTGGGCTCACGCCTCCTTCCACCCCGGTACCGGGCTCGTGTACCTGCCGTCGATGGAGATGTGCAACAAGTACTCGATCGCCAAGGACATCCAGTACAAGCGCGGCGCGCTCTACATCGGCGCAGACTTCACGGCGTTCGCGGCGCAGGACCAGGCCGGCGTCGTGCGGGCGATCAACCCCAACACCGGCGACACCGCGTGGGAGTGGTGGACGCGCGCGCCCATCCAGGCCGGTGGCGTGGTCTCGACGGGGGGGGGCTTGGTGTTCGCCGGGACCCAGGATGGCCGGCTCGTCGCCCTGGACGCCAGGACCGGCGAGCAGCTCTGGGAGTTCTCGGTAGGCGCTCCGGTGACCGCCCCGCCGATCACCTACTCGGTAGGGGGCAAGCAGTACGTGGCCGTGCTCAACGGCGGCGGCAAGGTGACGGGCGACCTCCTCGTCGGCAACGATCCGAGACTCCAGTATCTCAAGAACGTGCCTGTCGGAGGCACGCTGACGGTCTTCGGGCTGTTTGATTGAGAATCCTTCGGGGAGTCGTCCCGGCCCTCCTCGCGCTCGCGACGGGGCTCGAGGCGGCGGCGGACGGGGGGCTCGACGCGATCCGTGAGCGAGGGTATGTCCGGGTCTGCGCCGACCCCTCCAACCTCCCGTTCTCCAGCTCTGACCCCTCCACTCCCGGGTTCGAAGTCGAGCTGGCGAGGCTGGTGGCGCGCCAGATCGGCGTCGAGGCGCGTTTCGAGTGGACCCTCACGTACGTGCGCGCGCTCCGGCCCCTCCGTGATGGGGCCTGCGATCTCTTCATGGGCCTGCCCCAGGACGACAGGTTCAGGGAGGCCAACCCATGGATCGCGGTGAGCCGGCCCTACTACACGATGGGCCACGCGATTCTGGCGCGGAGCGACGCCGGGATCCAGACCCTCAGCGATCTCGCCGGCAAGCGCGTCGCGATCGAGGGGATGAGCCCTGCCGACTCCTTCGTGTTCTACCGCGGGCTTGACCGGGGGATTTACCGGAGTCAGGAGGAGGCGTTCCGAGCTGTGGCGGCCGGCGAGGTGCCGGCCGCCCTCCTGTGGCTCCCGGTGGCGAGCTGGCTCGCGCGCGGCCGAGCCGACCTCCGGGTGATCCCGATCGCCGAGCCGCGTCTTGAGTTTCCGATCGGGGCTGGCGTGCGCCGCCGCGACCGCGACCTTGCCGCGGCGGTGGACGATGCCGTCGGGCGCCTCAAGGACAGCGGCAAGGTCCGGGAGGTCCTCGGACGCTACGGCGCCGTGCCGAGCCCGGGTCCCCGGGGGGAGAGATGGGTCATTCGGGTGGAGGCGAAGGACGCTGTCGAGGCCGGTCGCTCCCTGTTCTCGACGGCCTGCTCCCGCTGCCACGGGGCCGAGGGGGTTGGCGGAGGTGTCGGTGGCCTCGTCCCGGTGCTCAGGAATTATGAGGGCGGCCAGGAGAAGTTCCTCAGGATCACGCAGAACGGCCGACCGGGGACGGCCATGGCTCCGTTCAAGGGTATCCTGACCGCGGAGGAGATCCTCAGCATCTATCGGTACCTCACGTCGTTTTCGCCACAGTGACAGCGCTGCCGAGCCACTTTTTTCTTGACACCTGAACGGAGCCCCTTTAGCATGCCGCTAGCGCCTTTGGAGGGAGGTGACCTGGGTGACTTGGGAAGCGCCGACGTTCGACGAGATCAAGATGGACGCGGAGATCAGTGCCTACCAGGACGACTTCAGCCGGGAGGAATCCGTTTAGCCTCCCTCGACCGTAAGCTCACAGCCCTTCCTTTTGGTGCGTAGCCCAAGAGGAGGGGCTGTATTGTCTTCGCAACCGATCATGCGGATTCGCGTACTGGGGTCGGCAGCTGGCGGTGGGGTTCCCCAGTGGAACTGTGGCTGCCCGAACTGCCGGGAGGCCCGGCAGCGCACCGGAGGAATCCTGCCCCGGACCCAGGACTCCATGGCGGTGAGCGCGAACGGAGAGGAGTGGTTCCTGCTGAACGCCTCCCCGGAGATCCGGACGCAGATCGAGAGCTTCCCGGCACTCCACCCTCGAGGCTCCCGGCACTCGCCGGTCGGCGCGATCCTCCTGACCAACGGCGACCTCGACCACTGCCTCGGGCTCTTCTCCCTCAGGGAGTCCTACCCGCTCGTCGTGTACGCGACCGAGCGGGTCCGGCAGGGGCTCGTGGAGTCCAACGTGATCGTCCGCACCCTCCAGCGCTTTCCCGAGCAGCTCACCTGGCGCCCGCTGAAGCTCGGCCGCGAGGAAGAGCTGAGCGGCGCGGGCGGCTCACCGACCGGGCTCTCGGTGACCCCGCTGCCGCTCCCCGGCAAGCTCCCCATCCACCTGGAAGGCCTCCTGCCCCCAGACCCTGAGGACAACGTGGGGCTCTGGATCCGGGAACGCAAGGGCGGCCGGCTGCTCGTGTATCTGCCCGCCGTGGGCGCCGTCGACGGGAGCCTCCTCCAGGCCCTCGAGGGGGTCAATGCGCTCTTCTTCGACGGGACCTTCTGGTCGAGCGACGAGCTGGTTCGGCTCGGCCTGTCCACGAAGCGCGCCGAAGACATGGCCCACCTGCCGATCGGCGGGCCGACCGGGAGCCTCGCTCGCCTCACTGGCGTGACCGCCCCGCGCAGGATCTACACCCACATCAACAACACGAACCCGATCCTACTGGCGGGATCCCCGGAGCGCCGCGCGGTCGAGGAAGCCGGCTGCGAAGTGGCCGAGGACGGCCTGGAGATTCGCCTGTGAGCTCCGACGCCCCGCTCTCGCGCGAGGCGTTCGTCGAGCGGCTTCGCGAGGAGGGAAGCCGGCGCTATCACGACCGGCACCCGTACCACGCGCTGATGCACGAGGGGAAACTGACCCGCCTCCAGCTCCAGGCGTGGGTCCTGAACCGGTACTACTATCAGACGCGGATCCCGATCAAGGACGCGATCATCCTGTCGAAGTCGGAGGACCCGACGTTCCGGCGCATGTGGATCCACCGGCTGCTGGACCACGACGGCGAGGGTGAGGGGCTCGAGCTGTGGCTCCGGCTCGCCGAGGGGGTCGGGCTCGACCGCGAGGAAGTGGCGAGCTGCCGCTCCGTGGTCCCGGGGGTGCGCTTCGCGTGCGACGCGTACGTGGAGCTGGTGCGGGAGCGGAGTCTCGTGGAAGCCGTGGCTTCCTCTCTGACCGAGTTCTTCGCCCCGGACCTGATGTCCCGCCGCATCGCGGCCTGGGAAGCGCACTACCCGTGGGTGGACCGGGGCGTGCTCGAGTATTTCCGGAGCCGGGTTCCCCGCGCCCGCCGCGACTCGCAGGAGGCCCTCGATTTCGTCGTCAGGGCGGCCGTGTCCCGGGAGCTCCAGGAACGGTGCGTCGCAGCGCTCGTCACCAAGTGCGAGATCCTCTGGACGCTGCTGGACTCGGTCTACGCCGCTTACGTGTCGCCGGGGTGGCGGGTGCCGCAGGCGGGCTGACATGACGCTGTCGCCGGCGAGCCGACCCAAGCTGGCCGCCAAGGCGCGGCTCCGCTGGGACAAGCGGGCGGGGAAGTATTTTCTCCTCTACCCCGAGCGGGGTCTCCTGCTCAACGCGACGGCCGCCGACATCGTTCAGCTCTGCACGGGGGAGTGCACCGTCGAGGGGATCGTGGGCGAGCTTGCGGGAAAATACCCCGGCCAGGCTCGCGAGGAGATCGAGCGCCAGGTCATGGCTTTTCTGGCCCAGATCCAGTCCCGCGGGCTCCTGGAGATCGTGGCGTAGATGAACGGCGCATGAGGAGGGGGAAGCGATGGGGAGGAGCATGAGGCTCGGGCGCGTGCTGGTGGCGGTCCTGGTCGCGATGGTCGGGTGGGGCCTGGCCGTTTCGGATGTCCAGACGGCCGGAGCCCAGGGGAGCCAGGCGAAAAATGTCATCCTCCTGATCGGCGACGGGATGGGGTTCTCCGAGGTCGCCCTGGCCAGGCTCGCCAGCGTCGGGCCCGGCGGCAAGCTGACGATGGACCGCCTGCCGTACCTGACCGCGATGACGACCCACTCCCTGGACGCCCTGGTCACCGACTCGTCGGCGGGCGGCACGGCGATCGCGAGCGGTGTCAAGACGAACAATCACCTGGTCGGCGTCAACCCCGACCTGACGCCGCTCCCGTCGGTGCTCGAGGACGCGGCCAGGCTCGGGAAGTCCACGGGCCTCGTCTCCACGTCGCGGATCACCGACGCGACGCCCGCCGTCTTCGCCGCCCACCCGAAGGTGCCGCGCGAAGCCGTCGGCGCCGCTTGGGAGAACGAGGTGCCGGGAGCGTACCTGGAGAGGGGTGTGGACGTGCTCCTTGGCGGTGGGATCCGCCACTGGATCCCCAAGTCGTGGCCGGGGAGCCGGCGGCCCGACGAGGCCGACTACGTCGGCATGGCGACCCAGAAAGGGTACCGGGTGGTGAAATCTCGGGCCGAGCTGCAGGGGATAGGCCCGGCCAGCACGAGCAAGCTCCTCGGGTTGTTCAGCCCGAGCTACATGGCCTTCGAGATCGACCGGGATCCCGCGAAGGAGCCGAGCCTGGCCGAGATGACGGGCAAGGCCCTCGAGGTTCTGGCGAAAAACCCGAAGGGGTTCTTCCTCATGGTGGAGGGCGGGCTGATCGACATCGCCGGCCACTACTGGGATGCCGCCGCGCTGGTGAAGGAGGTCGTGGCCTTCGACGAGGCCGTGAAGGTCGCCTTTGAGTTTTCCCGCAAGGACGGTCAGACCCTGGTCATCGTCACCGCCGACCATGCCACCGGCGGCCTGCGCATCGCCGAGCCGCTCAACCCGAAGGGCCTCGGAAATATCAAGGCGTCAGCGGCGCGGATGGCGAAGCGGCTCGCGCCCGACCGCGCCAACGTGCGGGAGGTGCTCGCCGACCTGGCGGGGATCACCGACCTGACGGAGGCCGAAATCCAGGCGATCCGGTCGCCTCAAGGATCCCACGTCGGCGGGAAGGTCCACAGGGCCCTCGAATCCGTGCTGGGGAAAGGGGCATGGGAGATCGCCGCAGTCCTCTCCGATCGCGCCGGCGTCTCCTGGTATCCGGTCCACGTCCACGCCAGGTCCGAGAAGACTTACGGCCACGAGGGCACGCCGGTGCCGGTCTACGCCTTCGGGCCCGGGGCCGAGCAGGTGCGCGGCCTCCTCGACAACACGGACATCGCCCGGATCATGCGCCACGCCTTCGGTCTTCCTCCGCACTAGTAGGATGCTGAAGAACCCAGCTCGCATCCTCGAACCGTCAGCGCGCACCTGGCCGAAGCGTCCCGAGCGCGGGCTTGGCCCGCGCAATCGCGGGGGGAGGCATCGGAAGGGGGGCGGAGCCCCCCTCCGAGGATCTAGGAGCGGGAGGTCGGCGCCTTGAACGCAGTCGAGTACCGCCCCTATACCCTGATCGCCGAGCTGACGTACCGCTGCCCGCTCCGGTGTGTCTACTGCTACAACCCCGTCGAGTACAGCCGGCACAGTAACGAGCTGACCACGGAGGAGTGGCTCCGCGTCTTCCGAGAAGCCGAAGCCCTCGGCGTCGTCCAGCTCCATCTGACAGGCGGCGAGCCGCTGGCGCGGCGCGACGTGGAACTGCTGGTGCGCGGCGCGGCCGAGGTCGGGCTCTACACGAACCTGATCACGAGCGGGATCCCGCTCACCCGCGACCGGCTCCGGGAGCTGCGGGACGCCGGCCTCGACAACGTTCAGCTGAGCGTGCAGGACGTGG encodes the following:
- a CDS encoding alkaline phosphatase, with protein sequence MGRSMRLGRVLVAVLVAMVGWGLAVSDVQTAGAQGSQAKNVILLIGDGMGFSEVALARLASVGPGGKLTMDRLPYLTAMTTHSLDALVTDSSAGGTAIASGVKTNNHLVGVNPDLTPLPSVLEDAARLGKSTGLVSTSRITDATPAVFAAHPKVPREAVGAAWENEVPGAYLERGVDVLLGGGIRHWIPKSWPGSRRPDEADYVGMATQKGYRVVKSRAELQGIGPASTSKLLGLFSPSYMAFEIDRDPAKEPSLAEMTGKALEVLAKNPKGFFLMVEGGLIDIAGHYWDAAALVKEVVAFDEAVKVAFEFSRKDGQTLVIVTADHATGGLRIAEPLNPKGLGNIKASAARMAKRLAPDRANVREVLADLAGITDLTEAEIQAIRSPQGSHVGGKVHRALESVLGKGAWEIAAVLSDRAGVSWYPVHVHARSEKTYGHEGTPVPVYAFGPGAEQVRGLLDNTDIARIMRHAFGLPPH